In one window of Aceticella autotrophica DNA:
- a CDS encoding Yip1 family protein, with translation MENMELRNDKEVKQMSFLQRVIGVIVSPKKAMEAIAQKSDILYPILAMLLTTPIFYLIRYPLFEQMVKTKLENTPQAAQMTPSMISFSTKIGLITAPIGVIIMWIVITFIFWGILRIFKGEGKFKQYLSVTGYAYTIVIISMIVTLIASYFTGSLILDTSLASITNLFAPDLKGSFLYGIIRGINLFSIWQFIVYAIGLKVVSKLSSAKVYSVVSAVYIVMILLSANSLKLS, from the coding sequence ATGGAGAATATGGAATTAAGAAATGATAAAGAAGTAAAACAGATGAGTTTCTTACAAAGGGTTATAGGTGTTATAGTATCACCCAAAAAAGCAATGGAAGCAATTGCACAAAAGTCAGACATTTTGTATCCCATTCTTGCAATGTTATTAACTACACCCATTTTCTATTTAATAAGATATCCCTTATTTGAGCAGATGGTGAAAACAAAACTTGAGAATACTCCACAGGCAGCACAAATGACACCATCTATGATTTCATTTTCAACTAAAATTGGTTTAATCACAGCCCCTATTGGAGTTATTATAATGTGGATAGTCATTACATTTATCTTTTGGGGGATATTAAGGATATTTAAAGGAGAAGGCAAATTTAAGCAATATCTATCAGTAACAGGATATGCTTATACAATAGTCATAATATCCATGATCGTCACTCTTATTGCATCATATTTTACAGGCTCATTAATTTTAGACACCTCACTTGCAAGTATAACAAATCTTTTTGCTCCAGATTTAAAGGGAAGCTTTCTATATGGTATAATTCGCGGAATTAATTTATTTAGCATATGGCAATTTATCGTTTATGCCATAGGACTAAAAGTAGTCAGCAAATTAAGCAGTGCAAAGGTATAT
- a CDS encoding ABC transporter ATP-binding protein produces MIIEIKDICKTYKTGPIEVKALRHINLEVEKNEFVAIMGASGSGKSTLMNIIGCLDRATSGEYELEGINISKLNDAELARIRNKKIGFVFQSFNLLPRMTALMNVEIPMVYAGVPAKERRKRAIEALSRVNLADRMNHKPNELSGGQKQKVAIARALVNNPTIILADEPTGNLDSFSGEEVMAVFQELNKEGVTLLLVTHEMDIAQHAKRIITFRDGQMIKDVIVENTLIANDILALKKAKAVNQ; encoded by the coding sequence ATGATTATTGAAATAAAAGACATCTGTAAAACCTACAAAACAGGACCGATAGAAGTAAAGGCACTAAGACATATTAATCTCGAAGTAGAAAAAAATGAATTTGTCGCTATAATGGGCGCATCCGGTTCAGGCAAATCTACTCTTATGAATATCATAGGCTGCCTTGACAGAGCGACGTCAGGGGAATATGAACTTGAAGGCATCAATATCTCCAAATTAAATGATGCAGAGCTTGCAAGGATTAGAAACAAAAAAATAGGCTTTGTATTCCAATCATTTAATTTACTTCCAAGAATGACAGCACTTATGAATGTTGAGATTCCAATGGTATATGCAGGTGTACCTGCTAAAGAAAGAAGGAAAAGAGCGATTGAAGCATTATCACGTGTAAATCTTGCAGACAGGATGAATCATAAACCCAATGAATTATCAGGAGGTCAGAAACAAAAAGTTGCGATAGCAAGAGCTCTTGTCAATAATCCCACAATTATCCTTGCAGATGAACCCACAGGAAATCTCGACAGTTTTTCAGGGGAGGAGGTGATGGCAGTATTTCAAGAACTCAATAAAGAAGGGGTAACATTATTGCTTGTCACACATGAGATGGATATAGCACAACATGCAAAACGCATAATAACATTTAGGGACGGGCAGATGATAAAAGACGTCATTGTTGAAAATACACTTATTGCAAATGATATTTTAGCTTTAAAAAAGGCGAAAGCCGTAAATCAATAA
- a CDS encoding ABC transporter ATP-binding protein — protein sequence MKKDEFRHVYSIIKPYMIKEIIGFFIIIISTIISLLNPYIIKLIIDIAIANKDVHNLIRYIIIFAVIYILGTILNIIQSYIFTYIGEKMLYDLRLNLYKSVVNKEITFFNEKQTGEIMSRILNELPDVVNLFAGTFINIITQVATLIIAFVIMFTINRDITIISLLVTPMIYIVLRYYNPIFRNINLKFMQINSKISNVLQENIFNIKIIKYLKAYKFAQRRFSFVLHEYINKRFDSVYINSISNTLLSFLFFIPSLILLLYGGYQVIQGRLTIGGIVALSAYINQLFQPIKSLSNINIDLQKSKVALKRYLEIVGKDKKEKTDDIKMSKIKNCITLENVTFSYQKDNSIINNLSLKLEIGKIIRIAGANGKGKTTLIDIMCGLLTPQSGVVKFDDIDIKNINIYSLKKLVGIVPQNTYLFNDTIKSNIKMGRDIDDNRITTLCEKLGFNDLINDKILNLSSIITNNGDNLSGGQKRKITILRALAHDPQIIILDEALTFLDDYSKENFCKYLDQIKKDKIIIMISHEDVPYLDIDLNINVENSQN from the coding sequence ATGAAAAAAGATGAGTTTAGGCATGTATATTCAATAATAAAACCTTATATGATAAAAGAAATTATAGGATTTTTTATAATAATTATATCAACTATTATATCGTTGTTGAATCCGTACATTATTAAATTAATCATAGATATTGCAATAGCAAATAAGGATGTACATAATTTAATAAGGTATATAATAATTTTTGCAGTTATTTATATATTAGGAACTATTTTAAATATTATTCAGTCATATATTTTTACTTATATTGGAGAGAAAATGCTGTATGATTTAAGATTAAATTTATATAAGAGTGTTGTGAATAAAGAAATTACTTTCTTTAATGAAAAACAAACAGGTGAGATTATGTCAAGAATTTTAAATGAATTACCTGATGTTGTGAATTTATTTGCTGGGACATTTATAAATATAATTACACAGGTAGCAACTCTAATTATAGCTTTTGTAATAATGTTTACCATAAATAGGGATATAACAATTATTTCATTATTAGTAACACCTATGATTTACATTGTTTTAAGATATTATAATCCAATATTTAGAAATATAAATTTAAAATTTATGCAGATTAATTCAAAAATTAGTAATGTATTACAGGAAAATATTTTTAATATAAAAATAATAAAATATTTAAAAGCATATAAATTTGCTCAAAGGAGATTTTCGTTTGTATTGCATGAATATATAAATAAAAGATTTGATAGTGTTTATATAAATAGCATAAGCAATACATTACTGTCGTTTTTATTTTTTATTCCTTCGCTGATTTTACTTTTATATGGTGGATATCAGGTAATACAAGGGAGATTAACTATAGGCGGTATTGTAGCATTATCGGCATATATTAACCAACTATTTCAACCAATAAAATCATTATCAAATATAAATATAGATTTGCAAAAATCAAAAGTAGCATTAAAAAGATATTTAGAAATTGTAGGAAAAGATAAAAAAGAAAAAACAGACGATATAAAGATGTCAAAGATAAAGAATTGTATAACATTAGAAAATGTAACTTTTTCATATCAAAAAGATAATAGTATAATCAATAATTTAAGCTTAAAATTAGAGATTGGTAAAATCATAAGAATTGCAGGAGCCAATGGCAAAGGGAAAACGACATTAATTGATATAATGTGTGGTTTGTTAACTCCTCAATCTGGTGTTGTGAAATTTGATGATATAGATATAAAAAATATAAATATATACTCATTAAAAAAACTTGTTGGAATTGTACCGCAAAATACATATTTATTTAATGATACAATAAAAAGCAATATAAAAATGGGAAGAGACATTGATGATAATAGAATAACAACTTTGTGTGAAAAGCTGGGTTTTAATGATTTAATAAATGATAAGATTTTGAATCTTAGCAGTATAATTACAAACAACGGAGATAACTTATCAGGGGGGCAAAAAAGAAAAATTACGATTTTAAGAGCTTTAGCACATGATCCTCAAATCATTATATTGGACGAAGCATTGACATTTTTAGACGACTATTCAAAGGAAAATTTTTGTAAATACTTAGATCAAATTAAAAAGGATAAAATTATTATAATGATATCTCACGAAGATGTACCGTATCTTGATATTGATCTAAATATAAATGTTGAAAATTCACAAAACTGA
- a CDS encoding putative ABC transporter permease subunit: protein MKEIWTLLKYHYKSLYGFHGFNYSWKYEREKLYLRLFIYGILLFLFYNIISGYIQINEFIYHNLSLTGEQNLMIKGLLNFTFILLLTLGLFGSYISLISSNKQYNYIMTFPLESWQILLSRFASGYIFQLAIALIVLMPGVIINGVNSDKPFTYYIFALIITTLIPMLPMALQFFVIILLQRIGYFFDKRGFANIMAFIINICFIILAKEITGMQNYLKSNTNTGINLIKQRVFQLEHISKIFYPVNIAYEAIIKKGLISFEYMIIFIFISVAGLILILKLLSNNLVYIISRNNEVSGINKQRTFNIMDSFSKYQSKVLALLQRDMKLFYRDSTFIIYGLIMTLIIPLFLFYSFYSGMPDILLKIQNANKNLETKYLIIMFISLAYILLGGSNLIASTALSREGKTFYYIKSLPISPEEYIKAKLLHCNILSILFGVLTCIFSFFLTKLSVIYLLVAFIIGFLVLNIYFIIGIFCEFCLPMLNWENQRVVVRQNINVLISMLILIIFVIFMSNFIIKILRFITNKYFMVLIGLGILLFILYKLLLYFGSKRYYEIS, encoded by the coding sequence ATGAAAGAAATATGGACATTATTAAAATACCATTACAAATCATTATATGGATTTCATGGATTTAATTATTCATGGAAATACGAAAGAGAAAAATTATATTTAAGATTATTTATATATGGGATACTTTTATTTTTGTTTTATAATATAATCAGTGGTTATATACAAATTAATGAATTTATTTATCATAATCTGAGCTTAACAGGTGAGCAAAATTTAATGATAAAAGGTCTTTTAAACTTTACGTTTATTTTATTATTAACACTTGGTTTATTTGGTTCATATATTTCATTAATAAGCAGTAATAAACAATATAACTATATTATGACTTTTCCACTTGAATCATGGCAAATTTTACTTAGCAGATTTGCATCAGGGTATATATTCCAATTAGCTATTGCATTAATTGTATTAATGCCGGGAGTTATTATCAATGGTGTAAATTCGGACAAACCTTTTACATATTATATTTTTGCATTAATAATAACAACATTAATTCCTATGCTTCCAATGGCATTACAATTTTTTGTTATTATATTGCTACAAAGGATTGGGTATTTTTTTGATAAAAGAGGTTTTGCCAACATTATGGCGTTTATAATAAATATATGTTTTATAATCTTGGCAAAAGAAATTACAGGTATGCAGAATTATCTTAAAAGTAACACTAATACTGGAATAAACTTAATAAAGCAAAGAGTTTTTCAATTGGAACATATTTCAAAAATATTTTATCCTGTAAATATTGCCTATGAGGCTATTATTAAAAAAGGATTAATTTCTTTTGAATATATGATAATATTTATTTTTATTTCAGTGGCAGGACTCATTCTTATATTAAAATTATTATCCAATAACTTAGTTTATATTATATCACGTAATAATGAAGTAAGTGGAATAAATAAGCAGAGAACTTTTAATATAATGGATTCATTTTCTAAATATCAAAGTAAGGTCTTAGCATTGTTACAAAGGGATATGAAACTATTTTATCGTGATTCTACGTTTATTATTTATGGATTAATTATGACATTAATTATTCCACTGTTTTTATTTTATTCTTTTTATTCAGGAATGCCGGATATATTACTGAAGATTCAAAATGCAAATAAAAATTTAGAAACAAAATATTTAATTATTATGTTTATCTCTTTGGCTTATATCTTACTTGGGGGATCTAATTTAATAGCATCAACAGCACTATCACGAGAAGGCAAGACTTTTTATTATATTAAATCATTACCAATAAGTCCTGAAGAATATATAAAAGCAAAATTATTGCACTGTAATATTTTAAGTATTTTATTTGGTGTGTTAACTTGTATTTTTAGTTTTTTTCTAACTAAATTAAGTGTAATTTATCTTTTAGTTGCTTTTATAATAGGATTTTTAGTATTAAACATTTATTTTATTATAGGGATATTTTGTGAGTTTTGTTTACCTATGTTGAATTGGGAGAATCAAAGGGTGGTGGTAAGGCAAAATATTAATGTACTCATATCTATGCTAATATTAATTATATTTGTAATTTTCATGAGCAACTTTATAATAAAGATTTTGAGATTTATAACTAATAAATATTTTATGGTTCTTATTGGTTTAGGAATATTGTTATTCATTCTTTATAAACTTTTGCTTTATTTTGGTTCTAAAAGATATTATGAAATAAGCTAA
- a CDS encoding ABC transporter ATP-binding protein produces the protein MINLYNISKIYYGCDKKAVDSLNLEVYKGEIFGFLGPNGSGKTTTVKIITGILKPDSGKVLINGYDILKDPLKAKKEIGYVPDDPEIFNKLTGFEYLRFISDIYEINNKTRQLNIEKFGGILEINDVLNMKIESYSHGMKQKLLILGALIHEPSILIMDEPIIGLDAKAIRNLKNIMRTLADQGKTVFITTHLIKMAEDICDRIAIIKGGRIIYSGTVNELKIKKDNKKDLEEIFLEMTEA, from the coding sequence ATGATCAATTTATATAATATTTCAAAGATATATTATGGCTGTGATAAAAAAGCTGTGGACTCATTAAACCTTGAAGTATATAAAGGTGAGATTTTCGGTTTTCTTGGTCCAAATGGTTCTGGTAAAACAACAACTGTAAAAATTATTACCGGTATATTAAAACCCGATAGTGGAAAAGTTTTAATCAATGGATATGATATATTGAAAGACCCTCTTAAAGCAAAAAAGGAAATAGGTTATGTACCGGATGACCCTGAAATATTTAATAAACTTACAGGATTTGAATATTTAAGATTTATATCAGATATATATGAAATAAATAATAAAACAAGGCAGCTAAACATAGAGAAATTCGGTGGAATATTAGAAATTAATGATGTATTAAATATGAAAATAGAGAGTTATTCGCATGGTATGAAGCAAAAATTATTAATTTTAGGAGCACTAATCCATGAACCATCTATTTTAATTATGGATGAACCAATAATTGGGCTTGATGCAAAGGCAATCAGAAACTTAAAAAATATTATGCGGACTTTAGCTGATCAAGGCAAAACGGTATTTATTACAACACACCTTATAAAAATGGCAGAAGACATATGTGACAGAATCGCGATTATAAAGGGCGGTAGGATTATTTATTCTGGGACTGTTAATGAATTAAAAATTAAAAAAGATAATAAAAAGGATTTAGAAGAAATTTTTCTGGAGATGACTGAAGCATGA
- a CDS encoding DUF1648 domain-containing protein produces MRSIRFLNKHGWIFAVFTFIINIIFYKALPETVAIQWQFNGNISNTASKLQFIFILPVIQTIIYIIKKIKAKGKTTNIYNDISYMFVSMLLLIVDIIIILINLKVL; encoded by the coding sequence ATGCGATCAATAAGATTTTTGAATAAACATGGATGGATATTTGCTGTTTTTACATTTATTATAAATATAATTTTTTATAAGGCATTGCCTGAAACAGTTGCTATTCAATGGCAATTCAATGGGAATATCTCAAATACTGCATCTAAATTGCAATTTATTTTTATCTTACCTGTAATACAGACAATAATTTATATAATAAAAAAAATTAAAGCAAAAGGTAAAACAACGAATATCTATAATGATATTTCCTATATGTTTGTAAGTATGCTTTTACTGATTGTCGATATAATAATTATTCTGATAAATTTAAAAGTGTTATAA